The DNA window TCATTTCCGGCCCGGCGGGGGTTGCACTCTCCGCCCAGAGGAAGCTGCACGGCAGGTTCCTGCATATCACAGGTGCGTTGCCCCTCATCAGCATCCAGCCTCCTTTTCAAGGGGCTTGGCAAGAACCCATGGCTGAATCAACGGACTGAACGAACGACTGACGATTGGAACCGCCTGCGACAGACATCCATCCAGACGCCTACTACAAGGTGCACTCGTCGACCGACGAAGATGGCGCGTGCCACAGGGGCAAggggccggccggcccgtACGGCGCCGAGACGACCGACTGCGACAGCCCGTTCTCGCTCGTGAATGCGACGTTCGACTGGATCGCCGCGAATCTCAGGGACACGATCGATTTCGTCGTCTGGACCGGCGACAGCGCCCGCCACGATGGCGACGAGCGGCTGCcccgcgacgccgaccaggTGCTGGGCACCAACACGTGGATCGCCGACAAGTTCGCCGACCTGTTCGCCAACGCGGAGGGCAAGGGCCTGACCATCCCCGTCGTGCCCACGCTCGGAAACAATGACATCCTACCGCACAATATCCTGCTGCCGGGCCCCAACAAGTGGTTGAAGCACTACTCGCACATCTGGCGCCACTTCATTCCGGAGGAGCAGCGCCACAGTTTCGAGTTCGGCGGATGGTTCGATGTCGAGGTCATCCCCGACAAGCTGGCCGTCTTCAGCTTGAATACGTTGTACTTCTTCGACCGTaacgccggcgtcgacggctgCGCGAACCCCCAGGAGCCGGGATACAAGCAGATGGAATGGCTACGGGTGCAGCTGCAGTTtctgcgcgagcgcggcaTGAAAGCTATCCTCATAGGCCACGTGCCCCCGGCCCGGACGGAAAGCAAGAAGCTGTGGGACGAGACATGCTGGCAGAAGTACTCGCTCTGGATGCACCAGTTCCGAGACGTCGTGGTCGCTGGTCTCTACGGGCACATGAACATCGACCACTTCCTCATCCACGACAAGGATGAGATCGACATTGCCGCGCTGTCTGGCTCGTCCGAGCTTGGCGCTCGCGTGGCGATGGAGGATGAGCTGTCGGTGATGTCGGCGTCTGACTACCTGGTGGAGCTGCGCAACCGCTGGTCGAagctgacgccgccgcccggcaaGCGGGGAGAGGTGGCCAAGGACGGGAAGAGGAAAAAAGGCAAGAAGGTCAAGGACCCCTGGGGCGAGCGCTATCACCTTTCCCTGGTCAGCCCCAGTGTCGTGCCGAACTACTTCCCAACCCTGCGCGTGCTCGAATACAACATCACGGGGCTAGAAGACGCGCCTGTGTGGAAGGGCGCCTTGACAGGCGTCTCCCGGGCCGTTGCTGACGAGGAGGCCTCATCTCAGAAACACCTCGAACTGCGCGACCTTTCAGGTGAAACGGACGTGGACGACACAACCCTgaccaagaagaagaaaaagaagaacaagaagcCCAAAAAGACACCGCCACATGACCCGGAGCTGCACATCCCCGAACCGCCCTCCAAGTCTTCCCCTCCGGGACCCGCCTACTCCCCTCAACCGCTCACCCTGACCGGATACACGCAATATTTTGCCAACTTAACCCGCATCAACAACCTCAGCCTCACCGACctcagcaccagcaccagcgcccgCCCCGCAGTGATAACTTTCAATGAGCAAGACGCGGGCGAGAGCGGAAGCGAAgaccggcgcggcggctggcgcgacTGGCTGCTCCGCTGGCGCAGCGGCAAGCACGGCGGCAAGaagccggcctcgccgcacccgccgcggccgcgcgagTTCGCGTTCGAGGTCGAGTACAGCACGTTCGACGACCGCGTGTACCGGCTGGACGACCTGACGGTGAACAGCTTCGTCGACCTGGCGGTGCGGATCGGGGAGCGGGTTGGTGCGAAGGGGGCGGAGGTTGGGAGTTCTtcggaggacgaggaggaggaggaggacgaggacgaggacgacgaccagGAAAGTGACGTTGAGAGTGATGGGGATGTGGAGAcagaaaagaagaagaagaaggcgaaaAAAGGAGGGAAGAAGGGCAGCAAAAAGAGGAAGCTAAACAAGACGTGGTTGCATTTCCTGCGGCATGCGTTTGTTGGGAcgctggaggaggatgagCTTAAAAAGCTGTATTAAGTAAGGGCTCTCTCTGCATCGGGCTGGCTAGATGGCGGATACATCGTCGAGCATTTTCTGGCGTTGGGGAGCGGCATATGGCATGGCATTGGGCTTTTGGATGGTCTGGCGATCATAGCGCGGCGATGTCACTTGAACAGCATGTAGATGAGGAGGGGATGCAACGATCATGTACTTGCGGGATAGATATGCTGAATTATGAGTGACGGTTTGGCTAACATCAGGGTACGAGTTACACTTGCCTGGCGGGACTCGACCTGGTCATCTCTCTGGGTGACGTTACACACATGCACACATCCACATGTCAAGATGTTCCTGGCATTGTGTTCTGTTCATAATTAAGGAGCGTGTCCCCCGCCTcgtccgcagcagcagcgagccCAGCCCAACCCACAATACTGCAAGTTCTGCAGAGTTGTAGAACGGAGGGTTCGACAAACTCGCCAGCGGATGGGACTTTTTCTGAAACAACCTACATAGGTTGGATTCTGTTCTCTTCACCCAGTGGCCGATGATGACAACATATCCTGCGGGGATGCTGAGGCCCAGGCACGGTCGAAAGTTTTCCATCCACGATGGACGGATTTGTTCTGTTCTGGCTGATGACCACCTCAGGTGCTGGATGCTCTCGCCAAGCTTGCCCGAGGCGGCTGGGCTGGAAGACAGGCAAGTTCAGGTAGCCTGCCAAGAACCAGCACACCCAGGAACATCCTGGAAGCTCAGGTAATTTACCTACACTAACACGAGCTGGCCAATGTTATCTTATCGAACCGTGTCCTGTCTCATTTCCCACTCGCAACCGCCAAACCAACACGCGACTCCCTACCTTTGGTACTTTTCCCCTGCATCACCTCTTCCGTCGCCGCAAATGCCATAGCCAGCAGCGATAACGGAGCCAATgttcccctccctcctccgccttcctcgccgcctccgccgccgccgcatggcgacgctgctgctcgcgctgctgctcgccctcctcgtcctcctcccgcccTACTTCATCTACAAGCCGCCgtctctcctcctccgcatTCTCTCCCACCGCTGGACCGACGTGCTCTTCCGCCTctggctgccgccgtccaAGCCGCTCGTGGCCCTGACCATCGACGACGCGCCGTCGGAGCACACGCCCGCGAtcctggccgcgctcgccgcctccggcgcCCACGCCACCTTCTTCGTCATCGGCTCGcaggtcgccggccgcgagcgcaTGCTGCGCGACATCCTccgcgccggccacgagCTGGCCAACCACGGCATGCACGACGagcccgcccgcgccctccccgccgccgacctggccgcccagctgcgcgccgtcCAGGCCCTCATCGACGACGCCTACCGCGCCGAGGGCCGCacgccgccccccgccggcaaccccgacgccggcggccgcggccgccgctaCTACCGCCCCGGCTCCGGCTTCTTCAGCGAGCGCATCCGCACCATGGCCCGCCGCCTGGGCTACCGCGTCGTGCTGGGCAGCATCTACCCGCACGACGCGCAGATCCCGTGGGCCTGGCTGAACGCGAGGCACGTGTTGAGCATGCTGAGTCCCGGCGGCATCATCGTGTGCCACGATCGGAGGAGCTGGACCGAGCCCATGCTGAGGCGTGTGTTGCCCGAGATGAAGAGGAGGGGGTATCGGGCCGTGACCCTGTCCGAGTTGCTGGACGAGGTGACGGGGTGAGCGGCGTGGATGCCCAAGGGGAGTTGAGTTGTTGTTAATCCAGGGGGGCGCGAAGAAAAATGCCCATCGACCTGGTCGATGGTGTTTTGATGGTCAACAGATCGCGACGGAGGGGTCACGCGGCTGAACTGTGTTGTCTTCCGCCGAGAAGCAATCGAGACCACATCTTAATGCTCGGACCGGCCACGGACGACACTCTTGCCGGCTGGAGCGGAGACCTTAGTCGTTGACTGCATGTCAGGCCTGGCCTCTACCCCAAGGTCTCTACGCCAATGCAAGACTCAAACGGCCATTCTCTTGCGGAACGCCGGGTAATGGGGTGATATGGAAGCCGATGCTGGAGGCTCAAGGAGGACCAGGTCGGCAAAGGTTGCGCGCAGGATGGCAGGGCGATGGGAGCCATCTAGGGGTCATGGTGGTCGAACACGCACTCGGCTgggccagcaccaccacggcAACGTATCCCATGTCTAAACAAAAACCGGACTCTCTACTTATACATTCAAGTCTACTAGGATACAGACATCTAACACAAAAAGAATCCGGCCGGCGCTTGTCCGGCGCCTGTACTCTACTCTACCATACATAAGCTCCATTGCGTCATGATCTCGTTAGTTCCCTCCACCTCTCGACAAGGCGTCCCGCTCTCAACTCACAACATTTTCTGTCACCAAGGGAAAACACCACGCCCACATGCCTCGCCACCCTTCCGCAGGAGGCACCGCCATCGCCTCAACCGCCACATTCGAGCGCCGTCTGGGCCCAGGCATTCACACGGCGCGGTGGGCGGTGCCGTACCGTGCGAGGAAGTAGGCGGTGTAGGAGGCGGCCGCTTCGGCGGGCTGTGCAAGGGCGGGGGTTGTCgccgcgccctggccgaAGAAGCGGGCTCGGATCGcgtcgaggaggcggtggcggtggatGAGGGCGAGCCGGTCCGGCTCGGAGAGGCGGGAGAAGATGGCCTCCAGGGACGCGAGGGAGAAGGTCGGGCGGCGCATCAGGCGGTCGACGAAGCTGCGTCCCGCGTCGTCGCGGTGGGTGAAgtcgaagccgccgcggctggcgAGGAACTCGATCAGGTGGGCCAGCTCGCCGGGCGCCAGCGCGCCCGAGTCCAGCACGTGCAGGAACGTCTCGTTGCGGTGGTTGGCCGCGCCCGGGAACGACGCGACCGCCGCGATGCGCAGCAggaccggcgccggcgcggcccaTCGCGCCGCGACGTGCAGCGCCGTGTTTCCCAGCCCGTCGCGGGTgtccacctcggccgcggtgCAGGCGAAGGTTTCTGCCGGACTGCCGGACGTCAGAACCGCGTAGATGCGCTGATGCAGACACCACGTCGCCTGGCCGCAGCAGAATCGCACCAGCTCCTGGTTCTCGAGCGTATGAGAGTTGCTCTGCTGCGGGCTCCACGAGCCTGCTGCCCTTTGGCAGTCTGCCcacgccgctggcggcgaggCCAAGTCCGCGGGGAGAGGAGACAGGTGCAGCTCCCCCGACCATGCGTGACTCGCGGTGAGGGACACGGCGGTAGACGGCCGGTCTGTATCCCAGTCGGCGAGCGACGCAGAACCCGACGGCTCAGAACGGCCCGGAACCGACCGGGAGCTCCGACGGGACGATCCGCTCGAGGAGCGTGAAAGGCCCGATCGGATGGACAAGCCGCTGAACAGGCTTGCCGCATCGGCCAGGAAGGAGGACGACCGGCTGCGGCATCGCTCCTTCAGGAAGTCGATTCTCTCGCCCCGGACGTCCTCGGACGTGGACCACGGGTTCCTGAACAACTCGGGCGAAGGTGCCTCCTCGTCTGTGTCCGCGCCCTCCAGGGAGGTCCTCGGCTCGCCCATATCCAGGGATCTGCGGCTGGGGCTGGACGCAGTGTCCGGCCTCTGATCCGTCGGCGAGCCGGGGGAGTCGGGATCCTCTGCCTCCCCGCTAGCGTCTCCCAGCTGCACATTGTGCGCCTTCCGTCCGCCCGGGTTGGATTTCAGGAGGATGGCGCAGTCCTTGGCGACCGCTTGCTTGCGAGCCGCGTGCGGTCCTATCTGGAACCTCCCGTCTCTGATGGACCGCAGATAGGCCAACCGTTCCGCCATGACCGCCCGGTTCTTGGGTCTCTTCTGACGGTACGACTTAGACAGCATGTCATTCAGGAGACACTGCGTATGCCGCGGCCTGGGTGCGTCGGTCAGCGGCGAGGCAACAATCCGGGCCCGGTCAACGGGCTGAACTTACTTTGGCTGGAAAGGCCCTTCAGACAGGAGCGCGAGGATCTTCTTCAGCGACAGCTCCGACTCGGGAGTGCATAGGTACAGCCTGAGCAACCGGCGTTTCCGCGAGCGAGTCCAGTCGAtggccggccggcctcgccgtcgcggcggggcgccgccaccgccagaGCTGCCCGGCTTCGTGACTCTCCCTTCCTTGACTCTGCACATTGGGGAGAAGACGGGCGTTGCATTCTGACAGAGGAAGCCAGCAGGGCTGACCCAGCACGGGGACTACATAGTTGTAGTGCTTTTGAGGTTGACGGAAGAAGCCATGATATCGGTCCCGATCGGTCTCGAAGCACATGCTTGCTCCAGTAGCCGCTAGTTTGCCAGCGAATTTTGACTTCAGACTAACATGTCACGCGTGAATGAGGCGCAAAAGCCTCTCCCGCTGATCTACCTTACCTTATGCATGGAACACAGAGGGTTTCGAGAAAAAACCGTCAACCATCGGCAAAGCAACCGTAGCAATCAAAGAAAGTGTTATTATGCTATATAAAGGTCGCTGGGGTGCTGGCTTCCGCATCTgtcctccagcagcacgaCACGTTTTTTCATCTCAGGCGACCTTCCCTTTTCGTGTGAGCTTGGGGGCCTCAAAGCGTTAACGGGCGCAAGCGCTTGAAAGCTGCCCCGAAAACCCGGAATGCCAAATCAAAGTCGTTCTTTCATTCGGTCCGTGGACAGGTTTGCTCACCTCCTTAGGGCGGCTATCTGACCACTCATCGAGCTAGGAGGAGTTCAGATCGGACGCCACGAG is part of the Thermothielavioides terrestris NRRL 8126 chromosome 2, complete sequence genome and encodes:
- a CDS encoding carbohydrate esterase family 4 protein (CAZy_ID 269655), with the protein product MATLLLALLLALLVLLPPYFIYKPPSLLLRILSHRWTDVLFRLWLPPSKPLVALTIDDAPSEHTPAILAALAASGAHATFFVIGSQVAGRERMLRDILRAGHELANHGMHDEPARALPAADLAAQLRAVQALIDDAYRAEGRTPPPAGNPDAGGRGRRYYRPGSGFFSERIRTMARRLGYRVVLGSIYPHDAQIPWAWLNARHVLSMLSPGGIIVCHDRRSWTEPMLRRVLPEMKRRGYRAVTLSELLDEVTG